In Deinococcus psychrotolerans, a genomic segment contains:
- a CDS encoding MFS transporter, with amino-acid sequence MKPANALSWSVLWTRPSLPLRLIALLMVSEFVRAGLVVAFLPLMAAQYGLSSAQVGSIVGIHYLMDALAKGPVGLVTQRLGLGGALIGSSVLGLGVILAVLGGAGFWPLLVLAAVWGVFYAALWPSVMAVSQQYALTGREARALSVTNLSVAPGIALGTLGIGQLMLRSPAGVPTLLLAAQAVVTVLALSLAALRLSGGETGGSETRSQSFEHWKAQWQKVAALLPAAFAQMLAPGLLVTLFYPLLRRLNLSLTDLLGPAMLGGACLLAALLLAGRLADQLSPRSVLGPGLLLLAFTFGLAGYSAELLTRSLWLIAALIGLGYGTFMAGWNGLVGQTLPPQNRAAAWGVVMATEALGYSLGPVLGGALWQSGGVRVFWLGAGVFLLAQLYYWGLGRRLGQGRGAVQASED; translated from the coding sequence GTGAAGCCAGCCAACGCGCTAAGTTGGAGCGTGCTTTGGACTCGGCCCAGCTTGCCTCTACGCTTGATCGCCCTGCTGATGGTCAGCGAGTTTGTGCGGGCAGGCTTGGTCGTGGCGTTCTTGCCGCTGATGGCCGCTCAGTACGGCCTCAGCAGCGCTCAGGTCGGCAGCATCGTGGGCATTCATTATCTGATGGACGCGCTGGCCAAAGGGCCGGTGGGTCTGGTGACGCAGCGCCTCGGCCTCGGCGGAGCGCTGATCGGCAGCAGCGTGCTGGGACTCGGCGTGATTCTGGCGGTGCTCGGTGGCGCGGGCTTTTGGCCTCTGCTGGTGCTGGCCGCTGTTTGGGGCGTCTTTTACGCGGCCTTGTGGCCCAGCGTGATGGCGGTGTCGCAGCAGTACGCCCTCACCGGGCGTGAAGCGCGGGCGCTGTCGGTGACCAACCTGAGCGTCGCGCCCGGAATCGCGCTGGGCACGCTGGGCATCGGCCAACTGATGCTGCGCTCGCCCGCCGGAGTGCCCACCTTGCTGCTGGCCGCACAAGCGGTGGTGACGGTGCTGGCACTGAGCTTGGCAGCGTTGCGCCTGAGTGGTGGGGAAACCGGCGGCAGTGAGACGCGAAGCCAAAGCTTTGAGCACTGGAAGGCCCAGTGGCAAAAAGTCGCCGCCCTCCTGCCCGCCGCCTTTGCCCAGATGCTCGCACCAGGCTTGTTGGTGACTTTGTTTTATCCGTTGCTGAGGCGCTTAAACCTCAGCCTCACCGATCTGCTGGGGCCAGCCATGCTGGGCGGAGCGTGCCTGCTGGCGGCGCTGCTGCTGGCGGGCCGCCTGGCCGACCAACTCAGCCCCCGCTCCGTGCTGGGGCCGGGACTGTTGCTGCTGGCGTTTACTTTTGGGCTGGCCGGCTACTCCGCCGAGCTGCTGACGCGTTCGTTGTGGCTGATCGCCGCGCTGATCGGCCTCGGCTACGGCACCTTCATGGCCGGCTGGAACGGGCTGGTGGGCCAGACCCTCCCGCCGCAAAACCGCGCCGCTGCTTGGGGCGTGGTGATGGCCACCGAAGCGCTCGGCTACTCGCTGGGCCCGGTTTTGGGCGGAGCACTGTGGCAAAGCGGCGGCGTGCGGGTGTTCTGGCTGGGCGCGGGCGTGTTTTTGCTGGCGCAGCTGTACTACTGGGGCCTCGGACGCCGTTTGGGGCAGGGGAGAGGCGCAGTGCAGGCTTCGGAAGACTGA
- a CDS encoding RtcB family protein produces MNGKYITKLGFTNKSIGLALAAAQLREAAGLERSAILDELSKVKADPAGFQSGVYADLVRELLTQQAHTDLHAADALRSAALPYAQFGAALIDQGARDQMNVAMRLPITRAGALMPDAHVGYGLPIGGVLAAENAVIPYGVGVDIGCSMRLSVFAVPADTLKTAEALALLQKHTRFGAGVSFERRERIGHDVLDEAVWDDQPILRRLHDKAADQIGSSGSGNHFAEFGSFTLGQSELGLDAGTYLALLTHSGSRGFGAQVAGHFTKLAESLHPTLHPSAKKLAWLSLDSEEGQAYWQAMNLAGRYALANHEQIHARIAKALGQTPALSAHNSHNLAWKEQVGGSELIVHRKGATPAAAGQLGLIPGSMADPGYLVRGKGHAPSLASASHGAGRQLGRKAAQNTLSKSEVSAYLKDKGVTLLGGGIDEAPQAYKRIQDVIAAQSELVDVLGEFRPKVVRMDSGSEDI; encoded by the coding sequence ATGAACGGCAAATACATCACCAAACTGGGATTTACCAACAAAAGCATTGGGCTGGCTCTGGCCGCCGCGCAGCTTCGGGAAGCGGCTGGCTTGGAGCGCAGCGCCATTCTGGATGAACTTTCAAAGGTCAAGGCCGATCCGGCTGGCTTTCAAAGTGGCGTCTACGCCGACTTGGTGCGCGAGTTGCTGACTCAGCAGGCCCACACCGACCTGCACGCCGCCGACGCCCTGCGCTCCGCCGCCTTGCCGTATGCCCAATTTGGCGCGGCCCTGATCGATCAGGGCGCACGCGATCAAATGAACGTGGCGATGCGCTTGCCAATCACCCGCGCCGGAGCACTGATGCCCGACGCCCACGTCGGCTACGGGCTGCCGATTGGCGGCGTGCTGGCCGCTGAAAACGCGGTGATCCCTTACGGTGTGGGGGTTGACATTGGCTGCTCGATGCGCCTCTCCGTCTTTGCCGTGCCCGCCGATACCCTCAAAACTGCCGAAGCACTGGCCCTCCTGCAAAAGCACACCCGCTTCGGTGCTGGCGTCAGCTTCGAGCGCCGTGAGCGCATCGGCCACGACGTCTTGGACGAAGCGGTTTGGGATGACCAGCCGATCTTGCGCCGGTTGCACGACAAAGCCGCCGATCAAATCGGCTCCTCGGGCAGCGGCAACCATTTCGCCGAGTTCGGCAGCTTTACGCTGGGTCAATCGGAATTGGGATTGGACGCCGGAACGTACCTCGCCCTGCTCACCCACAGCGGCTCACGCGGCTTTGGGGCGCAGGTGGCGGGTCACTTCACCAAGCTGGCCGAGAGCTTGCACCCGACCCTGCATCCCAGCGCCAAAAAGCTGGCCTGGCTCAGCTTGGACAGTGAAGAGGGCCAGGCGTATTGGCAGGCCATGAACCTGGCGGGCCGTTACGCGCTGGCCAACCACGAGCAGATTCATGCCCGAATCGCCAAAGCGCTGGGCCAGACGCCCGCATTAAGCGCCCACAACAGCCACAACCTGGCCTGGAAAGAGCAGGTCGGCGGCTCGGAACTCATCGTTCACCGCAAGGGAGCCACCCCTGCCGCCGCCGGACAACTCGGCCTGATTCCCGGCAGCATGGCCGATCCAGGGTACTTGGTGCGCGGCAAAGGTCACGCTCCTTCGCTGGCCAGCGCTTCGCACGGCGCGGGCCGCCAACTCGGGCGCAAAGCCGCTCAGAATACGCTGAGCAAGTCGGAAGTCAGCGCTTACCTGAAAGACAAAGGCGTGACCCTGCTCGGCGGCGGCATCGACGAAGCGCCGCAGGCTTACAAGCGCATTCAGGACGTGATCGCTGCTCAGAGCGAATTGGTGGACGTGTTGGGCGAGTTCCGGCCCAAAGTGGTCAGAATGGACAGCGGCAGCGAAGACATCTGA
- a CDS encoding HRDC domain-containing protein, translating into MTAVSPDVRLPGLHAEAGDPHTRLSRALADLEGADWGLFLADQAALARQLFAQFGPGTLRVDARLGVSREVFASAGLAVATIDADWRGAVAVWLLEPDERALKRAKRAGVPVLVDATLAPGGGWLGREATLIVYRDAATISGFGDVTASALFGAGSAPPRRAPAPSDLGMAMILRDLATLPLRLARAARTTVSLMERFAGAAQEVGPTALLLAPDSAPDSHAPLGGVLAASRNVGAGTLITPGVQGLDAVLALLRGETQVWDEQSQANQAPSASSTVSRDDRNENDKNEAGATGAALSETSPSETSLPASTAAQPAAQTARPLAPTPEPLSYVPEIVFSDSAPHPEPERRREEVEEQAPELTDADSEAESPSTAAPADLPDTGRRPQRWPKSGRRQEQRSEDWNRSAQSGQPEPEAEQAQDRLQDTASTGENAAGSAESQPAELAPEPPALPSEPPQPEIVLTPDLPPAESKDPTEGLSDEQRAVFARLRDWRNAEAKRQEISRFIIASNATLAEIARSAPRDETELRKVRGMGPERVRKYGEAILGTVQPD; encoded by the coding sequence ATGACTGCCGTTTCTCCTGATGTCCGCTTGCCCGGCCTCCACGCCGAAGCGGGCGATCCGCACACCCGTTTGAGCCGCGCTCTGGCCGACCTCGAAGGGGCCGACTGGGGCTTATTCTTGGCCGATCAAGCCGCGCTGGCCCGCCAACTCTTCGCGCAATTCGGCCCCGGTACGCTGCGGGTCGATGCCCGCTTGGGGGTCAGCCGCGAGGTGTTCGCCTCGGCTGGGCTGGCGGTGGCCACCATCGACGCTGACTGGCGCGGCGCGGTGGCGGTGTGGCTGCTCGAACCCGACGAACGCGCCCTCAAGCGGGCCAAACGGGCGGGCGTGCCGGTGCTGGTAGACGCCACGCTGGCCCCCGGCGGCGGCTGGCTGGGCCGTGAGGCGACGCTGATCGTTTACCGCGACGCCGCGACCATCAGCGGTTTCGGCGACGTGACGGCCTCGGCCCTTTTCGGCGCGGGCAGCGCTCCGCCGCGCCGCGCTCCCGCGCCCAGCGACCTCGGCATGGCCATGATCTTGCGTGATCTGGCGACCTTGCCGCTCAGACTGGCCCGCGCCGCCCGCACCACCGTCTCGTTGATGGAGCGCTTCGCGGGCGCGGCGCAGGAAGTCGGACCAACCGCGCTGCTGCTCGCGCCTGACAGCGCACCCGACAGCCACGCGCCCCTCGGCGGCGTGCTGGCGGCGTCGCGTAACGTGGGCGCAGGCACACTGATCACTCCGGGCGTGCAAGGGCTAGACGCGGTGCTGGCTTTGCTGCGCGGCGAAACCCAAGTCTGGGATGAGCAAAGTCAGGCCAACCAAGCCCCATCCGCTTCTTCAACGGTGAGCAGGGACGACAGGAACGAAAACGACAAGAACGAAGCGGGCGCAACCGGCGCAGCGCTGAGTGAAACCAGTCCAAGCGAAACCAGCTTGCCTGCTTCCACTGCTGCTCAACCTGCTGCCCAAACCGCCCGCCCGCTTGCACCCACTCCCGAGCCGCTGTCCTATGTACCGGAGATCGTTTTTTCAGACAGTGCGCCGCATCCCGAGCCGGAGCGCAGGCGTGAGGAAGTCGAGGAACAAGCGCCCGAACTGACAGACGCGGATTCGGAGGCCGAGTCTCCAAGCACAGCCGCGCCCGCCGACTTGCCTGACACGGGCCGCAGGCCGCAGCGCTGGCCCAAGTCGGGGCGGCGGCAAGAGCAGCGTTCAGAAGATTGGAACCGCTCGGCTCAGTCCGGTCAACCCGAACCCGAAGCGGAGCAAGCCCAAGACCGTCTTCAGGACACAGCTTCAACTGGAGAAAACGCTGCCGGCTCGGCTGAAAGTCAACCGGCCGAGCTTGCTCCTGAGCCGCCCGCCCTGCCCAGCGAGCCGCCTCAACCTGAAATCGTGCTGACCCCCGACCTGCCGCCCGCCGAGAGCAAAGACCCCACCGAGGGCCTCAGCGACGAGCAGCGGGCTGTTTTCGCTCGGTTGCGCGACTGGCGCAACGCCGAGGCCAAGCGTCAGGAGATCAGCCGCTTCATTATTGCCAGCAACGCGACGCTGGCCGAAATTGCCAGAAGCGCTCCGAGAGACGAAACCGAACTCCGGAAGGTGCGCGGCATGGGGCCGGAACGGGTTCGCAAGTACGGCGAGGCGATTTTGGGTACGGTGCAGCCGGACTGA
- a CDS encoding acetyl-CoA carboxylase carboxyltransferase subunit alpha: MSEGKPIKPTAETLRELGARIRDLEGTAKSTGQNLDTALTPLRAQLAYLRGQVSMTRWERVQLARIAGRPTALDYVERLTSEFVELHGDRTYGDDQALIGGPARWQGRRVMLIMQQKGRDTKDKIKRRFGSSNPEGYRKAVRLMDLADKFGLPVVALIDTQGAYPGLEAEERGQGWAIAESIQRMSRLRVPAVCAVIGEGGSGGALAIGIGNRVLIMENAWYSVISPEGAASIIWKDSAKAPEAAEALKLTAPDLLELGIVEEVIPEPVGGAHLDVDAAAEALGEAVGRHLGELAQQTPEQWVSGRAARFRRLGAYRED; encoded by the coding sequence GTGAGCGAGGGCAAACCCATTAAACCCACCGCTGAAACGCTGCGCGAACTCGGAGCCCGTATCCGCGACCTCGAGGGCACCGCCAAAAGCACCGGGCAAAATCTGGACACCGCCCTGACGCCGCTGCGTGCTCAGCTCGCTTACCTGCGCGGGCAAGTCAGCATGACCCGCTGGGAACGGGTGCAGCTCGCCCGCATCGCCGGACGGCCCACCGCGCTTGATTACGTCGAGCGCCTGACCTCCGAGTTCGTGGAGTTGCACGGCGACAGAACCTACGGCGACGACCAGGCCCTGATCGGTGGCCCGGCCCGCTGGCAAGGGCGGCGCGTGATGCTGATCATGCAGCAAAAGGGACGCGACACCAAAGACAAGATCAAGCGGCGTTTTGGCAGCTCCAACCCCGAGGGCTACCGCAAGGCTGTGCGCTTGATGGACTTGGCCGACAAATTTGGGCTGCCGGTGGTGGCGCTCATTGACACGCAGGGCGCTTATCCGGGCTTGGAAGCCGAGGAACGCGGCCAAGGCTGGGCGATTGCCGAGAGCATCCAGCGGATGAGCCGCCTGAGAGTGCCCGCCGTCTGCGCCGTGATCGGTGAGGGCGGCAGCGGCGGGGCGCTGGCCATCGGGATCGGCAACCGGGTGCTGATTATGGAAAACGCCTGGTACTCGGTGATTTCGCCCGAAGGTGCGGCCAGCATCATCTGGAAAGACAGTGCCAAAGCCCCCGAAGCGGCGGAAGCCCTCAAGCTCACTGCGCCGGATCTGCTCGAACTCGGCATCGTGGAAGAAGTCATTCCCGAACCGGTGGGTGGAGCGCACCTCGATGTGGACGCCGCCGCCGAAGCACTGGGCGAAGCGGTCGGCCGCCACTTGGGCGAACTCGCCCAGCAAACGCCGGAGCAGTGGGTCAGCGGACGGGCGGCGCGGTTTCGGCGGTTGGGCGCTTACCGGGAAGACTGA
- the accD gene encoding acetyl-CoA carboxylase, carboxyltransferase subunit beta, with protein sequence MALDKFFRRRRPQVSPPSEADTPDLWGKCPQCKENVYLRDLALGAYVCPHCGFHHRLGASKRMEVLFDAPLMQWSGSIYPVDALNFQDTESYPQRLKRAQIKTGRPDAILTGRGQIEGVSVAAAIMDFEFSGGSMGSVVGEEIARAAERAGEEGLPLVLVAASGGARMQESALSLMQMAKTTVALEALSSRGLPYISILTDPTTGGVTASFATIADVIVAEPGALIGFAGPRVIQQTIRQNLPEGFQRAEFLLEHGMVDMIVDRREQRGELAKLLRLLLPEASVPQREQAS encoded by the coding sequence TTGGCCCTCGACAAATTTTTCCGCAGGCGTCGCCCGCAGGTCAGCCCGCCCAGCGAAGCGGATACCCCTGATTTGTGGGGCAAATGCCCGCAGTGTAAAGAAAATGTGTATCTGCGTGATCTGGCGCTGGGCGCTTACGTCTGTCCGCACTGCGGTTTTCACCACCGCCTCGGCGCGTCCAAGCGCATGGAAGTCTTGTTCGACGCGCCGCTGATGCAGTGGTCGGGCAGCATCTACCCGGTGGACGCGCTGAACTTTCAAGACACCGAAAGTTATCCGCAGCGTCTCAAGCGGGCGCAAATCAAGACGGGCCGCCCCGACGCCATTCTGACCGGGCGCGGCCAGATCGAAGGCGTGAGCGTGGCCGCCGCCATCATGGATTTCGAGTTTTCCGGCGGTAGCATGGGCAGCGTGGTGGGCGAAGAGATTGCCCGCGCCGCCGAGCGGGCCGGTGAGGAGGGCTTGCCGCTGGTGCTGGTGGCGGCTTCCGGCGGAGCCAGAATGCAGGAAAGCGCCTTGTCACTGATGCAGATGGCCAAAACGACGGTGGCGCTGGAAGCGCTCTCCAGCCGGGGGCTGCCGTACATCAGCATTCTGACCGACCCCACCACCGGCGGCGTGACCGCCAGCTTTGCCACCATCGCCGACGTGATCGTGGCCGAGCCGGGAGCCCTGATCGGCTTCGCGGGGCCGAGGGTCATTCAGCAGACCATTCGTCAGAACTTGCCGGAAGGTTTTCAGCGGGCCGAATTTCTGCTTGAACACGGCATGGTGGACATGATCGTCGATAGGCGCGAGCAGCGCGGTGAGCTGGCCAAGCTCCTGCGGCTGCTGCTTCCTGAAGCGTCCGTGCCCCAGCGGGAGCAGGCGTCGTGA
- a CDS encoding LapA family protein produces the protein MRLLLLIVVLVLHLVFGLLNINSLMFTHDINMGFAVYTGPLGLILLITSALVAVLAYVAASFSSLRREADTAKLLRDLDSVRQSLDSQEASRFAQLQAALDKRFAGLDTQLTQSRSLPPASALLTKDDGVSNGQLKQDLGALSAFLRRKLGD, from the coding sequence ATGCGTCTCCTTTTGCTGATCGTCGTGTTGGTGCTGCATTTGGTGTTCGGCTTGCTCAACATCAACTCGCTGATGTTCACGCATGACATCAACATGGGCTTTGCCGTTTACACCGGGCCGCTGGGCCTGATTTTGCTGATCACCAGCGCCCTGGTCGCTGTGCTGGCTTACGTGGCCGCCAGTTTCAGCAGCCTGCGCCGCGAGGCCGATACCGCCAAGCTGCTGCGCGACCTCGATTCGGTGCGCCAGAGCCTCGACAGCCAGGAAGCCAGCCGCTTTGCCCAGCTTCAGGCGGCGCTCGACAAGCGTTTTGCGGGCTTAGACACCCAACTGACCCAGAGCCGCAGCTTGCCGCCCGCGTCTGCACTGCTGACCAAAGACGACGGCGTGAGCAACGGCCAACTCAAGCAGGATTTGGGCGCACTCAGCGCTTTTTTGCGCCGTAAACTGGGCGATTAG
- a CDS encoding thymidine phosphorylase, whose protein sequence is MTSHIPDLIAKKRDGQEHSRAELETLVLGYTRGEVPDYQISAWLMAIYLRGMTPREVADLTLVMAGSGDQFDLSSLSNTVDKHSTGGVGDKTSLILTPMLAALGLTVAKMSGRGLAHTGGTIDKLESIPGWDGTLSDEAFLAQAREIGLALVGQSKDLAPADGLLYALRDVTATVACLPLIASSIMSKKLASGAQTIVLDVKVGAGAFMKTLDDGRELARAMVDIGSHAGRKVRAVLTDMDAPLGHLAGNSLEVQEAVATLNGHGPHDLTELCVALAVEALAAYGQDPHEAESRARQTLQDGSALAKFRAFVAAQGGDPTFVDHPDKLDVAPGRAEVLAEASGYLQAVDALAVGQAVLVLGGGRERKGEQIDHGVGVELVKKPGEAVQAGEVLARIYHRDGRGLDTALELLRGGLSVGSTQLEVPELILGRVE, encoded by the coding sequence ATGACTTCCCACATCCCCGATTTGATCGCCAAAAAGCGCGACGGCCAAGAACATAGCCGCGCTGAGCTGGAAACCCTGGTTCTGGGCTACACACGCGGCGAGGTGCCGGATTACCAGATCAGCGCCTGGCTGATGGCGATCTACTTGCGCGGCATGACGCCCCGCGAAGTGGCCGATTTGACCTTGGTGATGGCAGGAAGCGGCGACCAATTTGACTTGAGCAGCCTCAGCAACACCGTTGACAAGCATTCCACCGGCGGTGTGGGCGACAAGACCAGCCTCATCCTGACGCCGATGCTGGCGGCGCTGGGCCTGACGGTGGCCAAGATGAGCGGTCGCGGGCTGGCCCATACCGGCGGCACCATCGACAAATTGGAGAGCATTCCCGGCTGGGACGGCACTTTATCGGACGAGGCATTTCTGGCACAGGCCCGCGAAATTGGGCTGGCTTTGGTGGGTCAGAGCAAAGACCTCGCGCCCGCCGACGGCCTGCTCTACGCTCTGCGCGACGTGACGGCCACCGTCGCCTGCTTGCCGCTGATCGCCAGCAGCATCATGTCCAAGAAGCTGGCCAGTGGAGCGCAAACCATCGTGCTGGACGTGAAAGTCGGCGCGGGCGCGTTTATGAAAACACTGGACGACGGGCGCGAACTGGCCCGCGCGATGGTGGACATCGGCAGCCACGCGGGGCGCAAGGTGCGGGCAGTGCTGACCGATATGGACGCGCCGCTGGGCCACCTGGCAGGCAATAGTCTGGAAGTGCAGGAAGCGGTTGCGACCCTCAACGGACACGGCCCGCACGATCTGACTGAGCTGTGCGTGGCGCTGGCGGTAGAAGCGCTGGCCGCTTACGGTCAAGACCCGCATGAGGCCGAGTCACGCGCCCGTCAGACCCTGCAAGACGGCTCGGCCCTTGCCAAGTTCCGCGCCTTCGTGGCAGCGCAGGGCGGCGATCCCACCTTCGTTGACCACCCCGACAAGCTGGATGTGGCCCCCGGACGCGCCGAAGTGCTGGCCGAGGCGAGCGGTTATTTGCAAGCGGTGGACGCCTTGGCGGTGGGTCAGGCGGTGCTGGTGCTGGGCGGCGGGCGCGAGCGCAAAGGCGAGCAGATCGATCACGGCGTCGGGGTTGAGTTGGTCAAGAAACCCGGCGAAGCAGTGCAAGCGGGCGAGGTGCTGGCCCGGATTTATCACCGAGACGGACGCGGCCTGGACACGGCGCTGGAGCTGCTGCGCGGCGGCCTCAGCGTCGGATCAACTCAGCTGGAAGTGCCGGAGCTGATTTTGGGTCGGGTGGAGTAA
- a CDS encoding low affinity iron permease family protein — MPRTDVLPHTPPITIAPIKRRTISLEARFQRLSRRIADFSGTATAFTLALTSLVVWVVTGPLFRFSDGWQLVINTGTTIVTFLMVFLIQNAQNEDTRELHAKLDAVLQELRAERNMIHDADLLQLTPDEIMEEVRLGELGDD; from the coding sequence ATGCCGCGTACCGACGTTTTGCCCCACACTCCACCTATAACCATTGCGCCGATCAAGCGCCGTACCATCAGTCTAGAAGCCCGATTTCAGCGCCTCTCCAGACGCATCGCCGACTTTTCCGGTACGGCCACCGCTTTTACCCTGGCGCTGACGAGCTTGGTGGTGTGGGTGGTCACCGGGCCGCTGTTCCGCTTTTCAGACGGCTGGCAGTTGGTCATCAATACCGGCACCACCATCGTCACCTTTTTGATGGTGTTCCTGATTCAAAACGCCCAGAACGAAGACACCCGCGAGCTGCACGCCAAGCTGGACGCCGTGCTGCAAGAACTCCGCGCCGAGCGCAACATGATCCACGACGCCGACTTGCTCCAACTCACTCCCGACGAGATCATGGAGGAAGTGCGGTTGGGCGAACTGGGCGACGACTGA
- the rimO gene encoding 30S ribosomal protein S12 methylthiotransferase RimO, with translation MTVLDFTDQFASQPQHKNKVGFISLGCPKALVDSERILTQLRVEGYQIADNYGEADTVIVNTCGFITPAVEESLAAIGEALDATGKVIVTGCLGERPEKILERHPKVAAITGSEAVDDVMRHVRELLPMEQNPFTDLLPTAAPGARSGVSAPVREATSHGDVFAPSVKLTPRHFAYLKIAEGCNHTCSFCIIPKLRGKQVSRDAAAVLYEAYRLVAGGTKELVVISQDTSAYGVDIRYRESEFQEQQVRAHLTDLAAKLGEMGAWVRMHYVYPYPHVEKVVELMAAGKILPYLDVPLQHASPKILRAMRRPGAGKQLDTIRRWREICPELVIRSTFIVGFPGETESDFQELLTFLQDARLDRVGAFPYSDVEEADANALGNPVPEDVKQERLARFMEVAQRISAEKLAEKVGRVMPIIIDEFNDDEGDAAGTRLIGRTKGDAPGIDGQVYLYAGEFAGQIKIGDIVEARIEESDEYDLFGEVVARPAWLPNVPQMGHFGGH, from the coding sequence ATGACCGTTCTTGATTTCACCGATCAATTTGCAAGCCAGCCCCAACATAAAAATAAAGTGGGCTTTATCAGCCTGGGTTGCCCCAAAGCCCTCGTGGATTCCGAGCGGATTTTGACTCAGTTACGTGTGGAAGGCTACCAGATTGCCGACAACTACGGCGAGGCCGATACCGTGATCGTCAACACCTGCGGCTTTATCACGCCCGCTGTAGAGGAAAGTCTGGCAGCGATTGGCGAGGCGCTGGACGCCACCGGCAAAGTCATCGTGACCGGCTGCCTCGGCGAGCGGCCCGAAAAGATTCTGGAGCGCCATCCCAAAGTGGCGGCCATTACCGGCAGCGAAGCGGTGGACGATGTGATGCGCCACGTGCGCGAGCTGCTGCCGATGGAGCAAAACCCCTTTACCGATTTGCTGCCGACCGCCGCGCCGGGTGCCCGCAGCGGCGTGAGTGCGCCCGTGCGTGAGGCCACCTCGCACGGCGACGTGTTCGCGCCCAGTGTCAAGCTCACCCCACGCCACTTCGCTTACCTCAAAATTGCCGAGGGCTGCAACCACACCTGCTCGTTTTGCATCATTCCCAAGCTGCGCGGCAAGCAAGTCAGCCGCGACGCCGCCGCCGTGCTGTATGAGGCCTACCGGCTGGTGGCGGGCGGCACCAAAGAACTGGTCGTCATCTCGCAGGACACCAGCGCTTACGGCGTGGACATCCGGTATCGCGAGAGCGAATTTCAGGAGCAGCAAGTCCGCGCCCATCTGACCGACCTGGCCGCCAAGTTGGGTGAAATGGGAGCCTGGGTCAGAATGCACTATGTCTACCCGTATCCGCACGTGGAAAAAGTGGTGGAACTGATGGCGGCAGGCAAGATCTTACCGTACTTGGATGTCCCGCTCCAGCACGCCAGCCCCAAAATCTTGCGGGCCATGCGCCGCCCCGGAGCGGGCAAGCAGCTCGACACCATCCGGCGCTGGCGTGAGATCTGCCCCGAACTGGTGATCCGCTCGACCTTTATCGTGGGTTTTCCTGGCGAAACCGAGAGCGACTTTCAGGAGTTGCTGACCTTTCTGCAAGACGCCCGCTTAGACCGCGTGGGCGCGTTTCCCTACAGCGATGTGGAAGAAGCCGATGCCAACGCGCTGGGCAACCCCGTGCCGGAGGACGTCAAGCAGGAACGGTTGGCCCGCTTTATGGAAGTGGCCCAACGTATCAGCGCTGAGAAACTGGCTGAAAAAGTGGGCCGGGTCATGCCGATCATCATCGACGAGTTCAACGATGACGAAGGCGACGCCGCCGGAACGCGCTTGATTGGCCGCACCAAAGGCGACGCACCGGGCATTGACGGACAGGTTTACCTCTACGCGGGCGAGTTCGCCGGACAGATCAAAATTGGGGACATCGTGGAAGCCCGCATTGAGGAAAGCGACGAGTACGACCTCTTCGGCGAAGTGGTGGCCCGCCCCGCCTGGTTGCCGAATGTGCCGCAGATGGGGCATTTCGGGGGGCACTGA
- a CDS encoding endonuclease III domain-containing protein, whose amino-acid sequence MPELPLFELPDTDTNHDLNVNQPPEARAALLLTVYKRFRAEYGEVPLTPRREAMHELISTILSQRTTAANEDAAYQELRELGDWDAIVDAPTEAVAHAIRLSNYPDQKAPRIQATLKAVKAERGNYDLDFLIELTPEAGLKWLTALPGVGVKTASLVLLFNYAKPVFPVDTHVHRITTRIGAIPKMGEQAAHKALLSLLPPEPPLLYELHINLLRHGQRVCSFSFPKCGKCVLQDVCDAYQIYGGKVPAFKG is encoded by the coding sequence ATGCCTGAGCTGCCGCTGTTCGAGTTGCCCGACACCGACACAAATCACGATCTCAACGTCAACCAGCCCCCCGAAGCACGGGCTGCCTTACTGCTCACTGTGTATAAGCGCTTCCGTGCCGAGTACGGTGAGGTGCCGCTCACGCCGCGCCGCGAGGCCATGCACGAACTCATCAGCACCATTTTGTCTCAGCGCACCACCGCCGCCAACGAGGACGCCGCTTATCAGGAGTTACGCGAATTGGGCGACTGGGACGCCATCGTGGACGCCCCGACCGAGGCGGTGGCCCACGCTATACGCCTGAGCAATTACCCCGACCAGAAAGCCCCACGCATTCAGGCCACTTTGAAAGCCGTCAAAGCCGAGCGCGGTAATTACGATCTGGACTTTCTGATCGAGCTAACGCCTGAGGCGGGCCTCAAATGGCTGACTGCTCTGCCGGGAGTCGGCGTCAAGACCGCTTCGCTGGTGTTGCTGTTCAACTATGCCAAGCCGGTTTTCCCAGTGGATACCCACGTTCACCGCATCACCACCCGCATCGGGGCGATTCCCAAAATGGGTGAGCAGGCGGCGCACAAAGCGTTGCTCAGTTTGCTGCCACCGGAGCCACCACTGCTCTATGAGCTGCACATCAATTTGCTGCGCCACGGGCAGCGGGTGTGCAGCTTCAGCTTCCCGAAGTGCGGCAAGTGCGTGCTGCAAGACGTGTGCGACGCTTACCAGATTTACGGGGGCAAGGTTCCGGCTTTTAAGGGTTGA